A window of Desulfurellaceae bacterium contains these coding sequences:
- a CDS encoding CoA transferase, with the protein MAGALDGIQIIDLTQGIAGPYTGMLLAEQGAQVVKVEPPQGDAARGTPGFHVWNRSKQSVVADAATAEGLALIRRLVAGADVVLTDFQPGSEDEARLSYDSLADNNPGLIGCHLPAFGTTGPHAKRFPDDTLVAALSGLLGSQWSHRAGGVYLVIPIASYGAAFVASGSLAAALFEREISGLGQRLEVSWVAGAFAMNTGTILYHPDILRLFSGQLDPLGPIPVYRLFQAQDDWLFVACGNPTFWNKFCLALDQTEWLSDPRYERAPWGIAAEDRQELADRISAIMRTRPRAAWLDILRTNDIPCAPVTSRQEFMEFSQVRHNRLRVEVNDPQLGHTVQVGVPVQLSRTPGAIQGPAPLLGQHTEAVKKNAERGMMNAERRKASPAPVRPAAAGTPLQGVVVLDFASYIAGTLGPMMLAQLGATVIKVESLSGDAFRAFGFGFLGWNQGKRGLSVNLNSPQGKQVVYDLVRKADVVVENLRPGATRRYGIDYDSLSALNPRLIYATVTAFGSSGPDHDYPGFDPLLQARSGIMRAQGGHDQPPFYLTCGVCDYAAALLTAYGVSAALYARHKTGLGQHIETSLTSAAMAVQAGNFIFYDGRPDMENGGPDLWGTGALYRIYPTADSSLFLAVTDEDQWRSLGAVVGRPELSRQPFSQARQAGVDSPLGQALTACFGHATTQDWLAALDRAGVPCAPVLPLPDLFDDAHVAANELLATHTHPEWGEVRQTGMLTRFSRTPAVLPYVAPMLGQHTAEVLRELAGYSQDTIDALLKQGVIHTAGETH; encoded by the coding sequence TCTGACACAAGGCATTGCTGGTCCGTATACCGGGATGTTGCTCGCCGAGCAAGGCGCGCAGGTGGTCAAGGTCGAGCCGCCCCAGGGCGATGCGGCGCGCGGCACGCCCGGTTTTCACGTGTGGAACCGCAGCAAACAGAGCGTGGTGGCCGATGCGGCTACGGCCGAGGGCCTGGCCCTTATTCGACGGCTGGTGGCCGGGGCGGATGTTGTCCTGACCGATTTTCAGCCCGGCAGTGAGGACGAAGCGCGGCTGAGCTACGACAGCCTGGCCGACAACAATCCGGGTCTGATCGGCTGCCACCTGCCGGCCTTTGGCACGACCGGCCCGCATGCCAAGCGCTTCCCGGACGATACCCTGGTCGCCGCGCTGAGCGGGCTGCTGGGCAGCCAGTGGTCGCACCGGGCCGGGGGCGTCTACCTGGTCATTCCGATTGCCAGCTATGGCGCGGCGTTTGTGGCCAGCGGGTCTCTTGCCGCAGCCCTGTTCGAGCGCGAGATCAGTGGCCTGGGCCAGCGACTCGAGGTATCGTGGGTGGCCGGCGCGTTTGCTATGAATACCGGGACGATCCTGTACCACCCCGACATTCTGCGCCTGTTCAGCGGCCAGCTCGACCCCCTGGGGCCGATTCCGGTCTACCGTCTGTTTCAGGCCCAGGACGACTGGCTGTTCGTGGCCTGCGGCAACCCGACCTTCTGGAACAAGTTCTGCCTGGCCCTGGACCAGACCGAGTGGCTGTCGGACCCGCGCTATGAGAGAGCGCCGTGGGGCATTGCGGCCGAAGATCGCCAGGAACTGGCAGACCGGATTAGCGCCATCATGCGGACCAGACCCCGGGCCGCGTGGCTGGACATCCTGCGCACTAACGACATACCCTGCGCGCCAGTCACCAGCCGTCAAGAGTTCATGGAGTTCTCGCAGGTGAGGCATAACCGCCTGCGGGTCGAGGTCAACGACCCGCAGCTGGGCCACACCGTTCAGGTGGGCGTCCCGGTCCAGCTGTCCCGCACCCCGGGTGCGATCCAGGGGCCGGCTCCGCTGCTGGGCCAGCATACCGAAGCGGTAAAAAAGAATGCTGAACGCGGAATGATGAATGCTGAACGGCGGAAAGCCTCCCCCGCGCCGGTCCGACCGGCGGCCGCCGGGACTCCGCTTCAGGGGGTGGTGGTGCTCGACTTTGCCAGCTATATCGCGGGCACGCTCGGCCCCATGATGCTGGCCCAGCTCGGCGCCACGGTCATCAAGGTCGAGTCGCTGAGCGGGGATGCATTCCGCGCCTTTGGCTTTGGCTTTCTGGGCTGGAACCAGGGCAAGCGCGGCCTGTCGGTCAATCTGAACAGCCCCCAGGGCAAACAGGTGGTATACGATCTGGTGCGCAAGGCCGATGTGGTGGTGGAAAATCTGCGGCCGGGCGCAACCCGGCGCTACGGCATTGATTACGACAGCCTGTCGGCCCTTAACCCGCGACTGATCTATGCCACGGTCACGGCCTTTGGGTCCAGCGGACCGGACCACGATTATCCTGGCTTTGACCCGCTGTTGCAGGCCCGTTCGGGCATCATGCGCGCTCAGGGCGGCCACGACCAGCCGCCGTTTTACCTGACCTGTGGGGTGTGCGACTATGCGGCCGCGCTGCTGACTGCCTACGGGGTGAGCGCAGCCCTGTACGCCCGCCACAAGACCGGCCTGGGGCAGCATATCGAAACCTCGCTGACCAGTGCCGCCATGGCCGTCCAGGCCGGCAATTTCATTTTCTATGACGGCCGGCCGGACATGGAGAACGGCGGGCCCGACCTGTGGGGCACGGGCGCCCTGTACCGTATCTATCCGACCGCCGACAGCTCGCTCTTTTTGGCCGTGACGGACGAGGACCAGTGGCGGTCGCTCGGCGCGGTCGTAGGCCGTCCGGAGCTGAGCCGCCAGCCGTTCAGCCAGGCCAGACAGGCCGGCGTGGACAGCCCGCTGGGCCAGGCGCTGACGGCCTGCTTTGGCCACGCCACGACCCAGGACTGGCTGGCGGCCCTGGACCGGGCCGGGGTGCCCTGCGCCCCTGTCCTGCCCCTGCCGGACCTGTTTGACGACGCACATGTAGCGGCCAACGAGCTGCTCGCGACCCACACCCATCCCGAGTGGGGAGAGGTGCGGCAAACCGGCATGCTGACCAGATTCTCGCGCACGCCGGCCGTCCTGCCATATGTCGCGCCCATGCTGGGTCAGCATACGGCCGAGGTGCTGCGGGAGCTGGCCGGCTATAGCCAGGACACAATCGACGCCCTGCTCAAACAGGGCGTGATTCACACGGCCGGAGAGACACACTGA